AGCGCATGTCGCGGTCGGCGACCTTGTCGCGCAGCAAGAGCAGCGCCTGCAGGACGGCCTCGGGCCGGGGCGGGCAGCCGGGGATGTAGACGTCCACGGGCACGAGTTTGTCCACGCCCTCGACCACGCTGTAGCCCTGCCTGAAGGGCCCGCCCTGGTTGGCGCAGGCGCCCATCGAGACGACCCACCTGGGCTCGGCCATCTGTTCAAAGAGGACCTGCACACGCTTGCCCATCTTCTTGTTGACGGTGCCCGAGACGATCATCACGTCGGCTTGCCTGGGGGTGTTGCGGTAGAAAAAGCCGAAGCGGTCGGCGTCGTAGCGCGTCGCCGAGGAGTTCATCATCTCGATGGCGCAGCAGGCGATGCCGAAGGTCAGCGGCCACATGCTGCGGCTCCGGGCCAGGTTGATCATGTCGTCCAAGGTCCCCAGGATGATGTTGTCGGGCCGGCGCTCCTTGCCTAGTAGACCCACTTGAGGACCCCCCTTTGCCAGGCGTAGACGAGGCCATCGAGGAGCACCAGCAAGAACAGCAGCACCCCGACGACGCCGTACCAGCCGAGCGCACCGAAGGCTACCGCCCAGGGAAAGAAGAAGGCCACCTCGACGTCGAAGATGACGAACATGATAGCGAAGAGATAGTAGTTGACGTTGAACTGCACGTCGGTGCCGCCTATGGGCGTCTCGCCGCATTCATAGATGGCCAGCTTGCCCGGCGTCAGATTGCGCGGGGCGATCAGCCTCGAGATCCCCAGGGTAACAAAGACGATGAGCACCCCGACGAGGGTGAAAAGGGCGATATAGAGAGCTCCCGTTAGTTCGAGCGCATAAGGCTGCACAGCCAGATCCTCCTTGACCCGTCCTTCCATACTACGTGCCTGCCAAAAGGGCGTCAACGGCCCTGTCTTGGCTCTACCTTAATAGCCCCACCTTAACAGCCTCCGGCCCGAGCTGAAAACCATTGGAATGAGAAAGATCTAACAGGCCGAGAAGGCAAAATTCTAACTTGAATGCCGTGGGGGTCATGTTACACTCCTTAGCAGCGTGACTCCTTCCAGACTTCGTTTCTACTGCCTCTTTCTCCTTTGGCTGCTCGTGGGCAGCGGCTTCGCCGAGGAGTGCCAGGAACGCAACTTCGTCGCCATCGATTTCGTCGTCATCGACGCCAGGCCCTGCTACTTTTTCGACTACGGCAACGACACCAACGCCTTTGTTCAGGCCGAAGCCCTGGCCACCGCCTTGGGCGCTCAGCTCAGGCTCGAGGACGAGTGGCTCGTCTTCGAGCGGCAGGACAGGCTGGTCTCGCTGGCGGTTACCGCCGACATCCGCGGCGGCTTGCAAGTCCGTCCCGGTGCCCTCGTCGTCAACGGCAAGGAGGGCAGTGCCCTGCCCGGCATCGCCGCCGATGGCGAGCACTATGTGGCCGTCGGTCCCGTGGTCAAGGCGCTCGGGGCAGAGGCCGAGTGGGACGGGACCCACGGCATCATTTTTATCGAGCTCCCCGAGTCCGGCGCGGCCGGCGAGACCGCTGCCGCGCCCACTCCCGAGCCGGCGGCGTCCGCGCCGGCCGCACCCTCTGAAGCGGCACCCTCTGAAGCGGCACCGCCAGCTACGAGCACGCCGGCAACGAACGCGCCGGCGAGCCCGCCCGCCGCTGGCAGCAAGCGCATGGACGGCGCGCCGCGCGTCGGCCTCAACCACGACGGCGGCTTTACCCGGGTGGTGCTCGACCTGCCCGCCGGCGTCTCCTATGCGGTCACCGTAGGCCAGACGCAGCTCCTGCTCAGCCTGAACGACATGGCCGCGCAGACCTACGCCAGGCAACTGGACGACCTGTACTTGAAGAGCTTGCAGCTCTACCCCGTGGACGGCGGCATGGCGCTCCGGCTCGAGGCCGCCCACGAGGTCAGCACCTCGGGCCAGGGCTTCAAGGTGGGCCTCCTGCCGGCGGACAACGGCACGCCCCACGAGCGCCTCTTCGTCGATCTCGGGCCGGAGCTGCGCGCCGACAACGTTCCTCTCGCTGCCATGGTCGACGCCAGCCCTCAGGAGCGCGTCCAGGAGATGGCGGTAGCGGCGGTACCGAGCCCGCGAGTCAACAACATCTCCGTGGTGATCGACCCCGGCCACGGCGGCCACGACGGCGGTGCATCGGGGCAGGACGCGGGCTGGCACGAAAAGCAGGTGGTCTTGGCCATCTCGCTCAAACTGCGCGACATCCTCCGCGCTCGCGGCGTCGAGGTCATCATGACCCGCGAGGCCGACACCTTTTTGGAACTCGCCGAGCGCGCCAA
This genomic stretch from Deinococcota bacterium harbors:
- a CDS encoding NADH-quinone oxidoreductase subunit B is translated as MGLLGKERRPDNIILGTLDDMINLARSRSMWPLTFGIACCAIEMMNSSATRYDADRFGFFYRNTPRQADVMIVSGTVNKKMGKRVQVLFEQMAEPRWVVSMGACANQGGPFRQGYSVVEGVDKLVPVDVYIPGCPPRPEAVLQALLLLRDKVADRDMRYVPGTLMETDFDPLAEPGKDGRRHG
- a CDS encoding NADH-quinone oxidoreductase subunit A, yielding MQPYALELTGALYIALFTLVGVLIVFVTLGISRLIAPRNLTPGKLAIYECGETPIGGTDVQFNVNYYLFAIMFVIFDVEVAFFFPWAVAFGALGWYGVVGVLLFLLVLLDGLVYAWQRGVLKWVY
- a CDS encoding N-acetylmuramoyl-L-alanine amidase; amino-acid sequence: MTPSRLRFYCLFLLWLLVGSGFAEECQERNFVAIDFVVIDARPCYFFDYGNDTNAFVQAEALATALGAQLRLEDEWLVFERQDRLVSLAVTADIRGGLQVRPGALVVNGKEGSALPGIAADGEHYVAVGPVVKALGAEAEWDGTHGIIFIELPESGAAGETAAAPTPEPAASAPAAPSEAAPSEAAPPATSTPATNAPASPPAAGSKRMDGAPRVGLNHDGGFTRVVLDLPAGVSYAVTVGQTQLLLSLNDMAAQTYARQLDDLYLKSLQLYPVDGGMALRLEAAHEVSTSGQGFKVGLLPADNGTPHERLFVDLGPELRADNVPLAAMVDASPQERVQEMAVAAVPSPRVNNISVVIDPGHGGHDGGASGQDAGWHEKQVVLAISLKLRDILRARGVEVIMTREADTFLELAERANMATNDRNVFVSIHANGTDSRSASGIETYVFGVPVDDATLQKAIRENAGAEGREVGERRTQEALEVAGSIAGNLFRMEQLSFSKTLAEIVQSRMVGATGWVDRGVKENAFAVLRSARTPAILVEVGFMSNPEEGRRLATEPYQLRLAQAIADGILEFLDLGGQLSARR